In Thermoplasmata archaeon, the following are encoded in one genomic region:
- the pdxS gene encoding pyridoxal 5'-phosphate synthase lyase subunit PdxS — protein sequence MEKLRFGTELVKRGFARMQQGGVIMDVTTADQAAIAEEAGAVAVMALERVPADIRAAGGVARMADPVKIREIRERVSIPVMAKCRIGHTAEARVLEALAVDMIDESEVLTPADPFHHVDKRAFRVPFVCGARNLGEALRRIDEGAAMIRTKGEAGTGNVVEAVRHIRQISGEVAEVVKLPKKELGAWARRERVSEKVLGEVRSLGRVPVVNFAAGGIATPADAALCRLLGVDGIFVGSGIFKAQHPMKVARAIVEASMQYDRPDVVARVSSGLGEPMKGIEIATISPSDLLQTRESEVTLRRRPATEA from the coding sequence ATGGAGAAGCTCCGCTTCGGCACCGAGCTCGTCAAGCGCGGTTTCGCGCGGATGCAGCAGGGGGGCGTCATCATGGACGTCACGACCGCCGACCAGGCGGCGATCGCGGAGGAGGCCGGGGCGGTCGCGGTGATGGCGCTCGAGCGGGTGCCCGCCGACATCCGCGCGGCCGGCGGGGTCGCCCGCATGGCCGACCCCGTGAAGATCCGCGAGATCCGCGAGCGGGTCTCGATCCCGGTGATGGCGAAGTGCCGGATCGGGCACACGGCGGAGGCCCGCGTGCTCGAGGCGCTCGCCGTCGACATGATCGACGAGTCGGAGGTCCTCACGCCCGCGGACCCGTTCCACCACGTGGACAAGCGCGCGTTCCGCGTCCCGTTCGTCTGCGGCGCTCGCAACCTCGGCGAGGCCCTGCGCCGGATCGACGAGGGGGCCGCGATGATCCGCACGAAGGGCGAGGCGGGCACCGGCAACGTCGTGGAGGCCGTGCGCCACATCCGCCAGATCTCCGGGGAGGTCGCCGAGGTGGTCAAGCTGCCGAAGAAGGAGCTCGGCGCCTGGGCCCGGCGCGAGCGCGTCAGCGAGAAGGTCCTCGGCGAGGTCCGGAGCCTCGGGCGTGTGCCCGTCGTCAACTTCGCGGCCGGCGGCATCGCGACCCCGGCCGATGCGGCACTGTGCCGCCTCCTGGGCGTCGATGGGATCTTCGTCGGGAGCGGGATCTTCAAGGCGCAGCACCCGATGAAGGTCGCGCGAGCGATCGTAGAGGCGTCGATGCAGTACGACCGCCCCGACGTCGTCGCGCGGGTCTCGAGCGGCCTCGGCGAGCCGATGAAGGGCATCGAGATCGCGACGATCTCGCCGTCCGATCTCCTCCAGACGCGCGAGTCGGAGGTCACCCTCCGTCGCCGACCGGCGACCGAGGCGTGA
- a CDS encoding winged helix-turn-helix transcriptional regulator has product MDEIDLRIYRFLSGDGLVRFWGSRRVLDPRVSAREIAERVGLSEAGVRARLKALKDRGYLRGREVWLNPSLFGGSLAYVEIPIHGPEEAARLFDELALVDAVTFARDLLDEEDRKLRAYFVTESEASSARRVALLRRLAAGAPIRGPSAYWVPPCDRALTSLDWKLLGALRARPDATLAGVARAAGLGLKTTARRFRQLLDSRACWWTANSASEELPLALLSIGIADAPSRAPVAAAIARAEASWMPVAPDGLGVPPGSPAPLAGLLPAEAPASLERSVRRVLGLPGVTGVRRTFALGSRSYPGWFDERLSGRAARSG; this is encoded by the coding sequence GTGGACGAGATCGATCTTCGCATCTATCGGTTCCTCTCGGGCGACGGGCTCGTGCGGTTCTGGGGTTCGCGGCGCGTCCTCGACCCACGGGTCTCCGCGCGCGAGATCGCGGAACGGGTCGGGCTCAGCGAAGCCGGGGTGCGCGCTCGCCTCAAGGCGCTGAAGGACCGGGGGTACTTGCGCGGCCGCGAGGTCTGGCTTAATCCGTCGCTCTTCGGAGGGTCCCTCGCGTACGTCGAGATCCCGATCCATGGCCCGGAGGAGGCCGCGCGGCTCTTCGACGAGCTCGCGCTCGTGGACGCCGTCACCTTCGCGCGCGACCTGCTCGACGAGGAGGACCGCAAGCTGCGGGCCTACTTCGTCACGGAGAGCGAGGCGTCGAGCGCCCGTCGCGTCGCCCTCCTGCGTCGGCTCGCCGCCGGCGCGCCGATCCGGGGTCCGAGCGCGTACTGGGTGCCTCCGTGCGATCGAGCGCTCACCTCGCTCGATTGGAAGCTGTTGGGAGCGCTCCGCGCGCGACCCGACGCGACCCTCGCGGGGGTCGCGCGGGCGGCCGGCCTCGGTCTGAAGACGACCGCCCGGCGCTTCCGTCAGCTCCTCGACTCGCGGGCCTGCTGGTGGACCGCGAACAGTGCGAGCGAGGAGCTGCCGCTCGCGCTCCTGTCGATCGGCATCGCCGACGCGCCGAGCCGCGCGCCGGTCGCGGCCGCGATCGCGCGGGCCGAAGCGTCCTGGATGCCGGTCGCCCCGGACGGGCTCGGCGTCCCGCCCGGGAGCCCGGCTCCGCTCGCCGGGCTGTTGCCGGCGGAAGCGCCCGCGTCGCTCGAACGCTCCGTGCGCCGCGTGCTCGGTCTGCCCGGCGTCACCGGAGTGCGCCGCACCTTCGCGCTGGGCTCTCGCAGCTACCCGGGCTGGTTCGACGAGCGACTCAGCGGACGGGCGGCCCGATCGGGATAG
- a CDS encoding thiamine ABC transporter substrate-binding protein produces MVAIAIALLVAVTGFGLVEYASQLGPAGEPTLVVYTYPSLFGGINCGAPAFATVFGAFEATHHVRIEVECPAGTLLETLLAQAGAPGADLVIGLDELTTPVAEADHLLVPYRPPALADVPAPLVSELSADDAAVPYEYGYLAIDYNASFAASTQGAVAHATFSDFTANASWARGLLTEDPEYDITGEEFLAWQIEFYEAVLHQNWTSFWRSVWAEGLPAPAPSWGAAFGEFSAPSGNPPMVVSYSTDPAYAAASGESGEFNSTVSWWNGTAYGWRTIYGIGIVNGSRQIALDESFENWFLGGAVQSEIPENEWEYPANATIPLPAVFDAAIDPATIDPLNADVSSAELAADLPGWIATWLGLAPGTG; encoded by the coding sequence GTGGTGGCGATCGCGATCGCCCTCCTCGTGGCCGTCACCGGCTTCGGGCTCGTCGAGTACGCGAGCCAGCTCGGCCCTGCCGGCGAGCCCACGCTCGTCGTCTACACCTATCCGAGCCTGTTCGGCGGCATCAACTGCGGCGCTCCCGCGTTCGCCACCGTTTTCGGCGCGTTCGAGGCGACCCACCACGTCCGCATCGAGGTCGAGTGCCCCGCGGGCACCCTGCTCGAGACGCTGCTAGCGCAGGCCGGGGCGCCGGGCGCCGATCTCGTCATCGGGCTCGACGAGCTGACGACCCCGGTCGCCGAGGCCGACCACCTCCTCGTGCCATACCGACCGCCGGCGCTCGCGGACGTGCCCGCACCGCTCGTTAGCGAGCTGAGCGCGGACGACGCGGCGGTCCCCTACGAGTACGGCTACCTCGCGATCGACTACAACGCTTCGTTCGCGGCGAGCACCCAGGGCGCGGTGGCGCACGCGACCTTCTCCGACTTCACCGCGAACGCGAGCTGGGCTCGCGGGCTCCTGACGGAGGACCCCGAGTACGACATCACCGGCGAGGAGTTCCTCGCCTGGCAGATCGAGTTCTACGAGGCGGTCCTCCACCAGAACTGGACGAGCTTCTGGCGGAGCGTCTGGGCGGAAGGACTGCCCGCCCCGGCGCCGAGCTGGGGGGCTGCCTTCGGCGAGTTCTCCGCGCCGAGCGGCAACCCGCCGATGGTGGTCAGCTACTCCACCGACCCGGCCTACGCCGCCGCCTCCGGTGAGTCGGGCGAGTTCAACTCGACGGTCTCCTGGTGGAACGGGACCGCCTACGGCTGGCGGACGATCTACGGCATCGGCATCGTGAACGGCAGCCGACAGATCGCGCTCGACGAATCGTTCGAGAACTGGTTCCTGGGCGGGGCCGTCCAGTCCGAGATCCCCGAGAACGAGTGGGAGTATCCCGCGAACGCAACGATCCCGCTGCCCGCGGTCTTCGACGCGGCGATCGACCCGGCGACGATCGATCCGCTGAACGCCGACGTCAGCTCCGCCGAGCTCGCCGCCGACCTGCCCGGCTGGATCGCGACGTGGCTCGGGCTCGCCCCGGGGACCGGATGA
- a CDS encoding winged helix-turn-helix domain-containing protein, translating to MGNARDPTPAPPPSGMPEAGGVAPAGGEGTSPPPTDRRERILEALGDRWSREILLMLNDAPHSALEIQASNRIPQSTLYRKLHDLSEIGLVGVQRSSISADGKRVELYRSRLEELKVEMRGGRLRIEVRFRDLAGERLKEMWHTVRTEAGRP from the coding sequence ATGGGAAACGCGCGAGACCCTACGCCCGCGCCGCCCCCCTCGGGAATGCCGGAGGCGGGAGGTGTCGCGCCGGCCGGTGGCGAAGGGACGAGCCCGCCGCCGACGGATCGACGCGAGCGCATCCTTGAAGCGCTCGGCGACCGGTGGTCCCGGGAGATCCTGCTGATGCTGAACGACGCTCCGCACTCGGCCCTCGAGATCCAGGCGTCGAACCGGATCCCCCAGAGCACGCTCTACCGCAAGCTCCACGACCTCAGCGAGATCGGTCTCGTGGGCGTCCAGCGCAGCTCGATCTCCGCGGACGGTAAGCGCGTGGAGCTGTACCGCAGCCGCCTCGAGGAGCTCAAGGTCGAGATGCGCGGCGGCCGACTGCGGATCGAGGTGCGCTTCCGGGACCTCGCGGGGGAGCGGCTCAAAGAGATGTGGCACACGGTGCGCACGGAGGCGGGGCGGCCATGA
- a CDS encoding glycosyltransferase family 4 protein: MIRLCINTQTPPIHPLPGAPHRPGVRWREGRDYAPNVGGVVPMMRALLKATVGDFVARSPRWIALGAPELPREVATDEGYVVETYRLDATTLAAYGRFKESVWHSFHSPFTYRFSMGDYREFVEYSYRTADCLLRHATDYDLFYIHDFQQLLVGGLVGSAAPALLRWHIPVDLKGYPEPVRRFFIKAMEGFDGIVVSTRSGLEELIRAGFHGRAFQQYPYLDPATQRPASHAAVHELRERFSIGPDAPIVLSVSRLDPVKRQDLLVDAFASVRRRHPDAVLLLVGGGSFSTRTLTGSGARSKADDWGERLRERVAARRLSDAVVFAGGLSEADVQTAYSAASVFVHPAPWEGFGLVVVEAWCHRLPVLVSTGAGVAELVDDEVNGFAVPPGSAASLARRIVQLLDRPEAARRMGEIGSLTARRCFVERAVPRLREIFERTIQVYEYTGLRSRGRYGSALR; encoded by the coding sequence GTGATCCGGCTCTGCATCAACACCCAGACGCCTCCGATCCATCCGCTCCCCGGCGCTCCCCATCGGCCCGGGGTGCGCTGGCGCGAGGGCCGGGACTACGCGCCGAACGTCGGGGGCGTGGTGCCGATGATGCGCGCCCTGCTCAAGGCGACCGTCGGCGATTTCGTCGCGCGTTCGCCGCGCTGGATCGCGCTCGGCGCTCCCGAGCTCCCCCGCGAGGTCGCGACGGACGAGGGCTACGTCGTCGAGACCTACCGGCTCGACGCCACGACGCTCGCGGCGTACGGCCGCTTCAAGGAGTCGGTCTGGCACTCGTTCCACAGCCCGTTCACCTACCGCTTCTCGATGGGCGACTACCGCGAGTTCGTCGAGTACAGCTACCGGACCGCGGACTGCCTGCTCCGCCACGCGACCGATTACGACCTGTTCTACATCCACGACTTCCAGCAGCTGCTCGTCGGCGGCCTGGTCGGTTCCGCAGCTCCCGCGCTCCTGCGCTGGCACATCCCGGTGGACCTGAAGGGCTACCCCGAACCGGTCCGCCGCTTCTTCATCAAGGCGATGGAGGGCTTCGACGGCATCGTCGTGAGCACCCGCTCCGGCCTCGAGGAGCTGATCCGGGCCGGCTTCCACGGCCGGGCCTTCCAGCAGTACCCCTACCTCGACCCCGCCACCCAGCGGCCCGCCTCCCACGCGGCCGTCCACGAGCTGCGCGAGCGCTTCTCGATCGGGCCGGACGCGCCGATCGTGCTCTCGGTATCGCGGCTCGATCCCGTGAAGCGACAGGACCTGCTCGTCGACGCCTTCGCCAGCGTGCGCCGCCGCCACCCGGACGCGGTCCTGCTCCTCGTCGGTGGCGGCAGCTTCTCGACCCGCACGCTCACCGGCTCGGGGGCGCGCTCGAAGGCCGACGACTGGGGCGAGCGACTGCGCGAGCGGGTCGCGGCGCGCCGCCTCTCCGACGCCGTCGTCTTCGCGGGCGGCCTCTCGGAGGCTGACGTCCAGACCGCCTACTCCGCGGCGTCGGTCTTCGTGCACCCCGCGCCCTGGGAGGGATTCGGCCTGGTGGTGGTCGAGGCCTGGTGCCACCGTCTGCCCGTCCTCGTCAGCACGGGCGCCGGCGTCGCCGAGCTCGTCGACGACGAGGTGAACGGCTTTGCGGTCCCGCCGGGCTCGGCGGCGTCGCTCGCGCGCCGCATCGTTCAACTGCTCGACCGGCCCGAGGCCGCGCGACGCATGGGGGAGATCGGGAGCCTGACGGCCCGACGCTGCTTCGTCGAGCGCGCGGTCCCTCGCCTGCGGGAGATCTTCGAGCGGACGATCCAGGTCTACGAGTACACGGGGCTGCGCTCGCGCGGTCGCTACGGCTCGGCGCTGCGCTGA
- a CDS encoding glycosyltransferase family 4 protein yields MRIVQVSPFFHPHAGGVESHVRSLAREFAREGHDVTIVTSRYRPSLAAEETMEGYRVVRTRTLGVALNTPFDVGEIGALRDAPADVVHLHYPPPLTSFFATRPLARRKVPVCLTYHCDLFLAGIPGRLLSSLYERVFLPPTLRAVDRIIVHTRSYGVTSAVLRGRPLEVIPSVVDLEWFRPGIDASALRRDLNLEGKRVLAFTGRLVPHKGVDVILQALTRLPDDVVLLVIGTGPRLAGLVGLAERLRVADRVRFCAAVTDDDLPRYLALADVFVFPSQNRLEGFGLAVAEAMAAGLPVVTTDMPGVREVIEPGREGLLAEPLLSDDLASKIRVLLDDPALARAMGAAGRRRAEERYGLPTVAGRLLSLYASLRAAG; encoded by the coding sequence GTGCGGATCGTCCAGGTCTCCCCATTCTTCCATCCGCACGCCGGCGGCGTGGAGTCGCACGTGCGCAGTCTCGCGCGCGAGTTCGCCCGGGAGGGCCACGACGTGACGATCGTAACGTCGCGCTACCGGCCCTCGCTGGCGGCCGAGGAGACGATGGAGGGCTACCGGGTCGTGCGCACGCGCACGCTTGGCGTGGCACTGAACACGCCGTTCGATGTCGGGGAAATCGGCGCCCTGCGCGACGCACCCGCGGACGTCGTGCACCTGCACTATCCGCCGCCGTTGACCTCGTTCTTCGCGACGCGGCCGCTCGCGCGGCGCAAGGTGCCGGTCTGCCTCACCTACCACTGTGACCTCTTCCTCGCCGGCATCCCCGGCCGCCTGCTCTCGAGCCTGTACGAGCGCGTGTTCCTGCCGCCGACCCTGCGGGCGGTGGACCGGATCATCGTCCACACCCGCAGCTACGGGGTCACCTCGGCGGTCCTGCGGGGCCGACCCCTCGAGGTGATCCCATCGGTCGTGGACCTCGAGTGGTTCCGGCCCGGCATCGATGCGAGCGCGCTGCGCAGGGACCTTAACCTGGAGGGAAAGCGCGTCCTCGCCTTCACGGGACGCCTGGTGCCCCACAAGGGGGTCGACGTCATCCTGCAGGCGCTCACCCGCTTGCCGGACGACGTCGTGCTCCTCGTGATCGGCACCGGCCCTCGCCTTGCCGGCCTCGTCGGGCTCGCCGAGCGCCTACGCGTCGCCGACCGGGTCCGATTCTGCGCGGCCGTGACGGACGACGACCTCCCGCGCTACCTCGCTCTCGCCGACGTCTTCGTCTTCCCCTCCCAGAACCGGCTCGAGGGCTTCGGCCTCGCGGTCGCCGAGGCGATGGCCGCCGGCCTCCCCGTCGTCACCACCGACATGCCCGGCGTGCGGGAGGTGATCGAGCCCGGCCGCGAGGGCCTGCTCGCCGAGCCGCTGCTCTCCGACGACCTCGCGAGCAAGATCCGCGTCCTCCTGGACGATCCCGCGCTCGCGCGCGCGATGGGGGCCGCCGGCCGGCGCCGGGCGGAGGAGCGCTACGGTCTACCGACCGTCGCCGGCCGCCTGCTCAGCCTGTACGCAAGCCTGCGCGCAGCTGGTTGA
- the acnA gene encoding aconitate hydratase AcnA — MSVPDPLGLYQAMPLAGETLSVVRPERLKGIDPSRYARIPRTVRVVLENVLRHHDPSRSDLGAVLAVANGERLGADRELAYYPERILLQDFTGVPVLVDLSVLRDAAVARGLPADRVNPVVPVDLIVDHSVQVDSFGSPGSLRINLDREYDRNGERYRFLRWARDAYRNERIVPPGNGICHQVNLEYLASVISRRAVDGGAVAFPDTVIGTDSHTTMVNGASVLGWGVGGIEAEAVMLGEPYFLPRPATVGVELTGALPRGATATDLVLTVTRRLREHGVVDRFVEFFGPGVPLLSVPDRATISNMCPEYGATAALFPIDDATIAYLRGTGRDPALVARVEAYARATGLWGTPAPGSIDYDEELRIDLEDIVPTIAGPRNPDESVALADAPEAFRRSRDAYRQGRSPPAAPPTVSPTIDDGAVVIAAITSCTNTSNPAVMVGAGLIAQRALALGLSVPPHVKTSLAPGSKVVTAYLERAGLLEPLQRLGFAIVGYGCTTCIGNSGPLIAAVSQQVRERDLYVAAVLSGNRNFDARINIDTRAAYLASPMLVVAYALAGRMEVNLTSEPLGRARDGREVYLRDLWPAPEEVRRLVEASLAPAMFTEKYRAIEVGDAHWEGLEVPAGLAYPWSADSTYLARAPYLDLSPPWLPRDGALVAEARALLALGDRVSTDHISPAGEIPERTPAGQWLIAHGVPVAEFNTYGTRRGHHEVMIRGTFANVRLRNELVAPKEGGFTVHLPDAALLSVFEAAERYRAEGVPLIVLAGKSYGQGSSRDWAAKGPRLLGIGAVIAESFERIHRSNLIEMGVLPITFAPGAGWKALGLTGRERFSLRLPGGVLAPGAPVEVTGRADGGAPIVFRARVELHSATEVDYYSAGGVLPFVMDHRFAR; from the coding sequence ATGAGCGTGCCGGATCCGCTCGGCCTCTACCAGGCGATGCCGCTCGCCGGCGAGACGCTGAGCGTCGTCCGACCCGAGCGACTGAAGGGGATCGATCCGTCCCGCTATGCGCGTATCCCTCGGACGGTCCGGGTGGTCCTCGAGAACGTCCTGCGCCACCACGATCCGTCGCGCAGCGACCTCGGCGCGGTGCTGGCCGTCGCGAACGGCGAGCGCCTCGGCGCCGATCGGGAGCTCGCGTACTACCCGGAGCGGATCCTGCTGCAGGACTTCACCGGGGTGCCGGTCCTGGTCGACCTGTCGGTCCTGCGCGACGCGGCCGTCGCGCGCGGGCTGCCGGCCGACCGAGTGAACCCGGTCGTGCCTGTGGACCTGATCGTCGACCACTCGGTCCAGGTCGACAGCTTCGGGAGCCCGGGCTCGCTGCGCATCAATCTCGACCGGGAGTACGATCGCAACGGCGAGCGCTACCGGTTCCTGCGCTGGGCCCGGGATGCCTACCGCAACGAGCGCATCGTGCCCCCGGGCAACGGGATCTGCCACCAGGTCAACCTCGAGTACCTTGCCAGCGTCATCTCGCGACGCGCGGTCGACGGCGGTGCGGTCGCCTTCCCGGACACCGTGATCGGCACCGATTCGCACACGACGATGGTCAACGGCGCCTCCGTGCTCGGCTGGGGCGTCGGGGGCATCGAGGCCGAGGCCGTGATGCTCGGCGAGCCATACTTCCTGCCCCGGCCGGCGACGGTCGGCGTCGAGCTCACCGGAGCGCTCCCGCGCGGCGCGACCGCGACCGACCTCGTGCTCACGGTGACCCGGCGCCTGCGCGAGCACGGCGTCGTCGACCGGTTCGTCGAGTTCTTCGGCCCGGGCGTGCCGCTGCTCTCGGTGCCGGACCGGGCCACGATCTCCAACATGTGCCCGGAGTACGGTGCGACGGCGGCCCTGTTCCCGATCGACGACGCGACGATCGCCTACCTGCGGGGTACCGGGCGCGATCCGGCGCTCGTGGCCCGCGTCGAGGCCTACGCCCGGGCGACCGGGCTCTGGGGCACACCGGCGCCCGGTTCGATCGACTACGACGAGGAGCTGCGCATCGATCTCGAGGACATCGTCCCGACGATCGCCGGTCCGCGCAACCCGGACGAGAGCGTGGCGCTGGCCGACGCCCCGGAGGCGTTCCGTCGCTCGCGGGACGCCTACCGACAGGGGCGGTCGCCGCCGGCGGCCCCACCCACGGTGAGCCCGACGATCGACGACGGCGCCGTGGTGATCGCGGCGATCACGAGCTGCACCAACACCTCCAACCCGGCCGTGATGGTCGGCGCGGGACTGATCGCGCAGCGGGCGCTCGCGCTCGGGCTCTCGGTCCCCCCGCACGTGAAAACCTCGCTCGCGCCGGGCTCCAAGGTCGTCACGGCCTACCTGGAGCGCGCGGGGCTGCTCGAGCCGCTCCAGCGCCTCGGCTTCGCGATCGTCGGCTACGGCTGCACCACGTGCATCGGCAACTCCGGGCCGCTGATCGCCGCCGTGTCGCAGCAGGTCCGCGAGCGCGACCTCTACGTCGCCGCAGTGCTCAGCGGCAACCGCAACTTCGACGCCCGGATCAACATCGACACGCGCGCGGCCTACCTCGCCTCGCCGATGCTCGTGGTCGCCTACGCGCTCGCCGGGCGGATGGAGGTGAACCTGACGAGCGAGCCGCTGGGTCGCGCGCGCGACGGCCGCGAGGTCTACTTGCGCGACCTCTGGCCCGCGCCCGAGGAGGTCCGCCGGCTCGTCGAGGCGAGCCTCGCGCCCGCGATGTTCACCGAGAAGTACCGCGCGATCGAGGTCGGGGACGCGCACTGGGAGGGGCTCGAGGTCCCGGCGGGCCTCGCCTACCCCTGGTCCGCGGACTCGACGTACCTCGCCCGCGCTCCCTACCTCGACCTATCGCCCCCCTGGCTCCCGCGCGACGGCGCGCTGGTGGCGGAGGCGCGCGCGCTGCTCGCCCTCGGCGACCGGGTCTCGACCGACCACATCTCGCCGGCCGGCGAGATCCCCGAGCGCACGCCGGCCGGCCAGTGGCTGATCGCCCATGGCGTGCCGGTGGCGGAGTTCAACACGTACGGCACGCGGCGCGGCCACCACGAGGTGATGATCCGGGGGACGTTCGCGAACGTCCGCCTGCGCAACGAGCTCGTCGCGCCGAAGGAGGGCGGGTTCACCGTCCACCTGCCCGACGCCGCCCTGCTCAGCGTGTTCGAGGCCGCCGAGCGCTACCGCGCCGAGGGCGTGCCGCTCATCGTGCTCGCGGGCAAGAGCTACGGCCAGGGCAGCTCGCGCGACTGGGCGGCGAAGGGTCCGCGGCTGCTCGGGATCGGAGCGGTGATCGCGGAGAGCTTCGAGCGGATCCACCGGTCCAACCTGATCGAGATGGGCGTCCTCCCGATCACCTTCGCGCCGGGCGCGGGATGGAAGGCGCTCGGTCTCACCGGCCGCGAGCGCTTCTCGCTGCGGCTGCCCGGCGGCGTCCTCGCCCCCGGGGCGCCGGTCGAGGTGACGGGCCGGGCCGACGGCGGCGCCCCGATCGTCTTCCGCGCCCGGGTCGAGCTGCACTCGGCGACCGAGGTCGACTACTACTCGGCCGGCGGGGTGCTGCCGTTCGTGATGGACCACCGGTTCGCGCGCTGA
- a CDS encoding dual specificity protein phosphatase, which yields MLESPCPGGCRQFRAFTASLVGKWRPNPIEAGAAVEAIAAGRREGRPVLVHCASGVERSPAVAALYLLRCEGLALSEAYAVIRQARPQVRFAPELLRVDGADGEPSPDAQRSAEP from the coding sequence GTGCTCGAGTCCCCCTGCCCTGGCGGTTGCCGACAGTTCCGGGCGTTCACCGCCTCCCTGGTCGGGAAGTGGCGGCCGAACCCGATCGAGGCCGGGGCCGCGGTCGAGGCGATCGCCGCCGGCCGGCGAGAGGGACGGCCGGTGCTGGTCCACTGCGCCTCGGGCGTGGAGCGATCGCCCGCGGTCGCCGCGCTCTACCTCCTCCGATGCGAGGGCCTCGCCCTTTCCGAGGCCTACGCGGTGATCCGGCAAGCGCGGCCGCAGGTCCGCTTCGCGCCGGAGCTCCTCCGGGTGGACGGCGCGGACGGCGAGCCGTCGCCCGATGCTCAGCGCAGCGCCGAGCCGTAG
- a CDS encoding ABC transporter ATP-binding protein, protein MSSSRAGLEVRGLSAAWERTPVLRSISLTVAPGEYFVLLGPNGSGKTTLLRCLAGLERPRAGSVILDGADLTDRPAHRRGIGLMFQDPALFAHRSVLENIAYAPLLQRRTRAEVDEEVARLVALLRLDGLEDRDPTTLSGGERQRVALARTLAARPRLVLLDEPFASIDPELKAELRGEFRRVLGGLGTAAIHVTHDREEGLFLGDRVGLLFAGELEAVGTPSEVYDRPATPRAARFLGYNLWPDVAGEVAVDPRDVRLAPDGPGPAFTVLAVGSVGRESVALLADEAGHRLEARWTGPIGRIAVGQRQHARWDRSMPLPPGPSD, encoded by the coding sequence GTGTCGAGCTCTAGAGCGGGCCTCGAGGTGCGGGGGCTGTCGGCCGCCTGGGAGAGGACCCCCGTCCTTCGATCGATCTCGCTGACGGTAGCCCCCGGCGAGTACTTCGTGCTGCTCGGCCCGAACGGCAGCGGCAAGACGACCCTCCTACGGTGCCTCGCGGGCCTCGAGCGGCCCCGCGCCGGCTCCGTCATCCTCGATGGGGCCGATCTGACCGACCGCCCCGCTCACCGGCGCGGGATCGGGCTCATGTTCCAGGACCCCGCCCTCTTCGCCCACCGGAGCGTCCTCGAGAACATCGCCTATGCGCCGCTGCTCCAGCGGCGGACCCGCGCGGAGGTCGACGAGGAGGTGGCCCGCCTCGTCGCGCTATTGCGCCTCGACGGGCTGGAGGACCGAGACCCCACGACCCTCTCGGGCGGCGAGCGGCAGCGGGTCGCGCTCGCCCGCACGCTCGCCGCCCGCCCGCGTCTCGTGCTGCTGGACGAGCCGTTCGCATCGATCGACCCCGAGCTCAAGGCGGAGCTGCGGGGAGAGTTCCGCCGCGTGCTAGGCGGCCTGGGCACCGCCGCGATCCACGTGACGCACGACCGCGAGGAGGGGCTGTTCCTGGGCGACCGCGTTGGGCTGCTGTTCGCGGGGGAGCTCGAGGCGGTCGGGACGCCCTCCGAGGTCTACGACCGCCCCGCCACCCCCCGGGCCGCCCGGTTCCTCGGCTACAACCTATGGCCCGACGTCGCCGGCGAGGTCGCCGTCGACCCGCGCGACGTGCGCCTCGCGCCCGACGGGCCCGGCCCCGCGTTCACCGTGCTCGCGGTCGGCAGCGTCGGCCGCGAGAGCGTCGCGCTGCTCGCGGACGAAGCAGGTCATCGGCTCGAGGCCCGATGGACCGGGCCGATCGGCCGGATCGCGGTCGGCCAGCGCCAGCACGCCCGGTGGGATCGGTCGATGCCGCTCCCGCCCGGTCCGTCGGACTAG